The Neoarius graeffei isolate fNeoGra1 chromosome 12, fNeoGra1.pri, whole genome shotgun sequence genome window below encodes:
- the LOC132894970 gene encoding syncollin-like — protein MKVAFALLLCALCFLGLDAQCPEPNTLKDTTGNKICARMFEDSNYYYDQSCGGEYIDAYPNEDVPIIPWRWNNRISSLVVNKLCSLTVWSRVKKNGSKKRFSSGIVYRLKDVQQGLFGNWENDISAYYCVC, from the coding sequence ATGAAGGTTGCTTTTGCTCTGCTTCTCTGCGCTTTGTGTTTCCTGGGCCTGGATGCTCAATGCCCAGAACCGAACACCCTGAAAGACACTACGGGCAATAAGATCTGTGCTCGCATGTTTGAAGACAGCAACTACTACTATGATCAAAGCTGTGGGGGAGAGTACATCGATGCCTATCCAAATGAAGATGTCCCTATCATTCCATGGCGCTGGAACAACCGCATTTCTTCTCTGGTGGTGAACAAGCTATGCTCCCTCACTGTGTGGTCTCGTGTCAAGAAGAATGGAAGCAAGAAAAGGTTTTCTTCTGGCATCGTGTACCGCCTTAAAGATGTGCAGCAGGGCCTGTTCGGAAACTGGGAGAATGACATCTCTGCATATTACTGCGTATGCTAG